The Apium graveolens cultivar Ventura chromosome 3, ASM990537v1, whole genome shotgun sequence sequence TTTCATTTCATTTTCATTCCTATAACCCTCATTGTCATATCCTTCATTTCTATTTCCAATTCTCATTCTCGCTATATATCCGCGGCCTATATATCTGTATCGTACCTTCCTTTTTTACTGTAGCAAAAATAAACCAAAAAGATTGCGTACATTGAAAATTCGAATAATCACACAAATCGTGCTGGTAGGTTCTAGGCAACACTAACAGCTGCTAAAAGAGCTTATAATCCGACAAATTTATGACTTACCGTCCTGGTTATAAAAATATGCCGATTCAATAAGTCACCGacaaattatttaattttttaaaaatcgtcgATAAATCACAAATTAGTATCTATTGAAAGAGTTATAATACGGCAAAATACTAATACTAACTAAAACATAAATTAATATCAATTTTATAATACTATAAGAAAATatcaatttaaaaaaaatatatatttacaaaaaaattaaaaaaaaaattaataccgACGTAATGCTTAAAAAAGGAAAGGAAAAAACTAGTCTTCCAGAGTTCCAGTTTACAGCAATGGCCATGGGCAGTTAAGTAACTGTTAATCTAAGCGACCCaaatgaattaaaaataatatatttgggCCATAAGATTTAGATGCTTGTGAGAAAATGGGCCAATAATAGCACACAAGAAGACAACACAAATCCATATCAGGACCAGGCAAGTGGGTTCCAAGACCTAAATACTCGCAGTGGGTTTTATTACGGACCCAAAAAAATTGGACCCACCTAACCCAACAGCCAACAAATTTTGAAAGATGGTGATGCATCTTCTTCTCTTCTTTCTCCTACAAGGTAAAAGGAAGAACTGTACTCCCCATTGGCAGGCCAGCTGGAAAAAGATGAATGAAAGCTGGACGATATATCTATCTATTATTACTTGTACATAATTGATGTTTACATGTCGGGTCGTGGATCTTTGTCAGGTATCCGAAAGTTTGAAGTTACAAGGTGGTTTGTGGTCCAATTTTATGTTGAGTTGCTCTTTCCTAATTTGTTTAAATCTTTTTCAAGGCCAAACTCTACCCCCATCGGAACTTGATTCAAGAACTATGCTTAACGGCCAATACCACACAACTAGCTTACAGAAATGCATCCCAAAAACAAGTCATTCAAGAATGACAACCATGGAGCCATCATGATGTCTACCCCCAAGTCAGTCACTTGCAGCAACCCTAAGTCAGACAATGGGAATAACCACAACGGAGACCTGTCACGCCTGCTAATAGCTTGATCCGGCAATGGTGACCATGTCGGTGTAGACATTTCTTCCTAGAGACCCAAGTAAAAAGCTAAAAATGCAACCCTCTCATTTCTCTTGTCAATGGTAGAGGCGAAAACGCGAAAAGCTGTTGCATATTATTTACTCGTACACTCTCCCAACAGAGATACTTTCTATCATGTACATCATTTAACTTCTTGCTTTGGCATTGCCAAGTATCGTCTTACAAGTTACAAGCACCAATCCAACAGATGAACCTATAAATTCCAGCCCAAAGGCCTAGACATAATATGAAGTTTAATATTATGAACATGTAGAGTCTAGGTAGGAATTTATGAATCATTATTACTTAACCACTTACATTATGTGAAGTGATATAGATTAAATAGCTATAGTTTCTGAATTAAGTTTACTAGAATCATGCTTCACATGTTACGTATAACAATCTATCGCATGTCCCAAGTTAACTTGATTTACTGAGAAGATCCTATCTTGGATGTTAAATGGAGCACATGGTGATTAGCTTAAACGTCTAAAACAAAAGCCTTCTAAAGCATAAAACAAAATCCAAAGAGTAATATATACACCAGGGTTCCTAAAATGAATTTTGGGTGCTAATACATAACAAATAGGCGATCAAATCATCATGGAACTTCACATCCTGCAAATAAACTTGCATGATGCTGAACAACAAACGATTAGGCAAGGGGAAAAAAGTTAGAAACAACAAATCGGAGCCTTACATGTATATCATTAAAAACTGAGATGCTAACTTAAGAGGGCAACTAGGCTATAAGCATCCTACACATGAGACTTGAGTTAAACTAGGTGAAGTACATAATTCTTTGAAGCTTCAGGTTGATCACAAAGATATTCCTATCAGTAATGCCTACCACATAACTTCTTCTTATAAAGTTACAAAAAAATAATACAGCAGTAGTCGGTAGATCAATCAAACATCCCAAATTCATGAATACCCCCATCATGATCTATTGCATGGTGGACTACTGTGAAAACAAGCCTGCAATTTACAAATATCTTCCATTATAGAGTATAAAGGAAACCTCCAACAAGGAAGAACACACATTAGTAGCCACCAGCCTTGACCAAGTTAACTAAAGCGAATCTTTGACACAATCAATATTTCCTTAAGATGTAAGATCCCAGGCCAACAAAAAAATGAGTTGACATGATTGCCATAAGTGTTCGGAAAATATTTCAATAATAAAGTTGCTAAAGTAAGGTGAATCTAGCATGATCAGAATGGTCCAGTAGGTGCTTTGACATGCAAGACGCAAATTTTCAAAGGACAAATTTCCAAGGGAATACAACAGAGGCATCTCAAATATTACATTTCTATTACTCTATGCCTTTAATTAGGTTCTAGAAGGTAAATAAAAGAACTTGGATATGCCTTAAGGTCATTCAGGATCAGAAATCATTCACCAAAAAGAAACGGAATACAACCTCAAAGCAAATAACATCTCAAAAGTACATGTTGAAAGAAACTGGCAAGATACCCTTGCAGAGTTCTATTAATTTCTATCCAAAAATGTCTTGGAACATGATAAAACAGTTGTTTATCGAAACAAATGTGCTAAAATCATAACCCATGCCTACGATTCACAACAAAAGATTCATCCTTTTTCATATATTCAATTCCTGGAGGGAAAATTATTCATGTTTCATGTCAACTTTAAAAGATTTCAAAATCTTAAAATTGTACTCGCCAACCTTATTAATAAGGGGGAAAGCAACAAAGTGGTAAACGGTAACATCTGAGGGTGCAAACCCTAAAATTCAAGGATGGACGAGCGAATGTCTAAATCTTCATTACTGACATGGAAGAGAGATATCATGGTAGACAGTGCTCCAGAATCAATAGTTCTAATCCGAAACAGAATTAAACACTAAATTAGCAAAAAAGATGGATGTAAGCAGTATACAACAAAACACGATAGAAAGAGAGTCTGAGGCAAACCTGATTAGGACTACAACAAATAGTATTAAATAAAAGGCTAGCTTGATCAGTCGATACTTTTTTTCAGCATCGAGAAATCTAAAAACCTCGGTTACGTCAATAAGATGTTGTTGCTTCATAAATCTGTAATACAGATTGTAGAATAATTATTACCAAAAAGAGAAGAAATAATATTTCAAGCATAAGAAAGATTTATATATGTAGTTATATCAATACAAGCAGTAGAAGTCTGCAGCCAAATTTAATTAAATACTATACAGAAGCATGACAATAGAGAAGGAATTGCTTAATCTTATTCCCTAGCTAAATTCAGAATACTTGATAGTTCTGTGCTCTTACATGACTAAGCCCCTAAGGCTTCTGCTTGCGAAGCATCCATCTGGTCAATGGATATGGATGTAGCTCTTATATATAGTACACCTCAAGCACGAGAAATATGGAAGACTGAGAAACCATCTTTAGCAGGAATTTTATGGTGCTGGGGGGCTTATGGACAAGTGGAAAAGGAATAGAGGAATCTGTTTAAGTTTTTAGATAGTGATTAGTCCTTGTTCATTTTCCAAATCTCTTATTTATAGTTCTCCTAATTCGGTGGTCACTCCCTTAGTTATGGCTAAGTTGTCACGTCTTTAACCCTATGCTTATTTTAATCTCCTAATTCTATTTTTCTTGTAAAACATAACTCCTAAGTTTTACATATTCGAATCCTCTTATTCTTTCAAATACTTGATCTGATACTTTTGCTATATACTTAATTTAGGTGCCAATGCCCAATGTGTGTGCCAATATATCAACTTTACCACGTGGGAAGTCAGGGCCTGACGTATCCACTTTCGAATCAAAAGATACACTCCGTTAAGTTTTTAAAAGAATTGTTAAATTTCTGTTAATCAGCAGGCAACAATTTAAGTATATTGTTGAATTTGCACAAAACTTCCTCTAATACTAATACAACTTGGTTTACCTCGAAAATTCCCACAACAGCGCGGATGATAGCGGAAGGAGATGAAAGAGGCTTTACGAATAATGAAAATGTTGGGTATTGACAGTTTAAGGTTTTTGCCCCAAAATATTCCAAAGTTCATATATATAATGATATGCTCATATACACATACACATGCACATGCACATACACATATCAAAGAAATGAAACTGTAAAGTTGAGAGGGATGAGCTGAATACGTGCTTGAAGACATATGCGTGTACAATTTATTTATAACTAGAAGATGATGACGTATTTTTATTCAGTTTTGAAAAATGATTTAATTGCCAAATCATAGTCTCGGCACATTTTGTAAGCTAGTTAACTAGAAGTTTTGGACATTCAATAGAACTTTGACGGGGTGTATCTTTTGATTTAAAAGTGATAGACTTGAGACCCTGATATGTGGATGTTAAACCTGATACATTGGCAAGTATTGATATTTAACTCTACTTATATTTATGTTCCTATAGTTGAAGTTGTAATATTTACAAACTCATGTCTTGTCATTATCAAACGAGTAGCTGCATAAGTTGGTTGGCTAGAGCAGCAGGCTCAAGGTAGGATCTTAAGAAGCTATATGCTCAAGGAAGCTAGGAATATGAGGACCAACATGCTTAAAAACAGGGCAGGTACTTGGGGTACCAAGAGTTCTAGAAAGGGCCATCATTCCAGCTGGTTGAAAATGGATTCATATTATTGATTGTACATACAGTTTTAAATTATTACGAATAATGCCAGGGAATCCTGCATTCTTACACTCTCAACTGAATAGCAAGCAACTTAATAGTGTAACTTAAAAAGTCGGCCTCCTGTAGTCGTAAGCACATAAAAGGTCATTTTTAGACGTAAGACCTATTGACCTTCACCTCCTCTACGTGTGCACTTTTTGGAAAAACACTTGACatgattatttattttaaagAGGTGCACTGGAGGAAGAGGGTGCCACGAACAAAATCAATCTGATTTCTGGTATAGACTAACAAGAAAAACACTTAAACTACATTAGTGGTAAAGGAAAAAAGACTTACAATTTTGCATTATAACAAGCATTTGGGAGCGTAAGTATGAACATGTAAAAATTCCCTGTCACAAGAAACAACGCACACAACACACCCTGCACCAACATCTCAGGAACTACCACAGAGTTAATGCGAGATGAAGAATCATATGGATTCAAATAGTCCGCCTCCAAGTCCGATAAGCAGACAATCTGATAAAAGAAAATATTAGTAAATCACTAGACGAAGCAAGTCCTTCAACTTAAGAGCTCAAACTCACTGAAAACTGGCTAAGAAATTCAACCAGCCCTAAACAATATTTGTTTTGTAGTTTCCCATTTCCACTCCTTTAATGTGAAAAATAAAGATGCAATCTTTAACCATTTGCCAGATCAACAAAGAAACAACCTTTAATATGAAAAAAGCACATATTTTTACAAGTACTGCTTCTTGTCTAAACAAGATACTACATACCCATATTGAAAATGATCCAAATCAACAAAACCATATATAATCTTCTTACTCAACTCAAGCATATAGGTTTGTAATGTTACAAGAAAGTTTAAGAAAAGATGTAAACAAAAGTATATAACTTTAGGGGGttttaagaagaaaaaaataCCTGGTAAATGTTTAGTGCAATGAGAATAATGTTGATAACGAAGAAAATCAACCAAAAAATAGGGTCCCAAGCCATTGATTCTTAGAAATCAAATGGGTAATTTTTGTTCTTCAAGAATGTGTGTAACCGGGTCGGGTCAGGTAGGGGTTTGGTTTGAAGCTCGATGGGTTTGAATTGATTGATCTCAACTTCAATTCTTGTTTTTCAAAACTCCACTTTGGCTATGCAGGTAAAGAGTGAGGGTACGGTGGTTCGGAGCTGATTAAACAGACGGGAAAGACATAAGCTTTGCACGCCGTAGTTACTTTACCACTTTTTTcccaaatttaattaaaatttagggttttttttgagaaattttaaaataaaaaatctataaattaatatgaataattaatttataaataataagtataaattaatataaattatgtaagtgtttatataattttatttataagtcaatttttttatttaaataaataaataatttataaaataattatcttaattcgtgaattttaaattagaataatatttaaaatatgttaataaatttttttaaaataaattgagaaaaaatacgtcgttataaatatttaatttattcactcataaattataaattcgatCTATAAGTGACAACACTGATCGA is a genomic window containing:
- the LOC141712555 gene encoding protein cornichon homolog 2-like isoform X2; protein product: MAWDPIFWLIFFVINIILIALNIYQIVCLSDLEADYLNPYDSSSRINSVVVPEMLVQGVLCALFLVTGNFYMFILTLPNACYNAKLFMKQQHLIDVTEVFRFLDAEKKYRLIKLAFYLILFVVVLIRLVFTVVHHAIDHDGGIHEFGMFD
- the LOC141712555 gene encoding protein cornichon homolog 2-like isoform X1; this translates as MAWDPIFWLIFFVINIILIALNIYQIVCLSDLEADYLNPYDSSSRINSVVVPEMLVQGVLCALFLVTGNFYMFILTLPNACYNAKLFMKQQHLIDVTEVFRFLDAEKKYRLIKLAFYLILFVVVLIRTIDSGALSTMISLFHVSNEDLDIRSSILEF